The genomic DNA GATGCCCGGAATGAAGAGAACGCGAATGAATGGAGATGAAGGCGCGGGCCGCGAGTACGCGGAGATCTGGGGCGAGGCCGTGCAGGCGAACCGGAAGCTCAGGACGATCCTGATCTTCCTCTCGGCAAGCATCGTGCTCGGCGTCTTCGTCCTGCTTCGCATCGCGGGCGCGGAGCCGCCCAAGCCCATCGTGGTCCGGGTCGACGAGGTGGGCCGGGCCGAGGCGCTGGCCTACGAGGCCGCGACCGCGCAGGCCGATCCGCTCGATCCGACAACAAAATACTTCCTGAACCGGTTCGTCCACGACTTCCACTCGCGCCGCCGCGCGACGGTCCAGGAGCAATGGACGCGGAGCCTCCGGTTCCTGAGCACGGACCTCGCGAACGCCGCCTTCCAGAGGGACGGCGCCGAGGTGGCGGCCACGGCGGCCGGAACCGCCGGGACCGAAATCGAAGTCGAACAGGTCGTGCTCCGCATCCATCCCGCGCCCGCGCCGCCGCACGGCGCGACGGCCGACTTCGACCTCGTGCATCTGAGGGGCGAGCAGGAACTGCGGCGCGAGCGCTGGTCGCTCACGCTCCGGTTCGAGTTCCTCGACTCGATCCCGAACGAACTCGTCGTCCACAACCCGATGGGGCTCCTCGTCACCTACATGCGGGCCGACCGGGCGCTCGTCAGCGGCGGGGAGGAGCGATGACGCTCCATCTCGACGGGCGCGAGAAGGTGCTCGGACGCTTCGGCTGGACGGGCAGGAAGGCCGAGTGGATCGCGCTGGTGTGCCTGCACAGCGGCGTGTTCACCCGGAGGCAGGCCACGCGGTTCCTGGCCACGCACCACGACCGGGCTCGCCGCATGGTTCACGCCCTGATCGCGCAGGGACTGGCCGCCGAGGAGACGGTGCCCGGCATCCGGGGGATCGGGCGGGTCTGCCGGATCTACTCCCGGCGGCTCTACCGGGCGTTCGGGGCCGAGCACATCCGGCACCGCCGCCCCGCATCCCCCCGGGTTCTGATGCGGCGCCTGCTCTCGCTCGACTACGTGATCGAGCACCCGGATCTCCCCTGGCTTCCGACCGAGCCCGAGAAGATCGCGGCGTTCGAGGCGCTCGGGATCGAGCGGAGGCTCCTGCCGTCCCGCCTCTACCGGGGCGCGGCGGGCGACACCCGCCGCTACTTCCCCGTCAAGCTGCCCATCGCCGTCGAGCCGGACCGCGCCGTGTTCGTATACGCCGAACCCGGCCACGACACCGTCAGCGGGGTCCGGTCCTGGGGGACGGCGCACCGGGGCCTCTGGAGCGCGCTCGCCCGGCG from Gammaproteobacteria bacterium includes the following:
- a CDS encoding VirB8/TrbF family protein, which gives rise to MKRTRMNGDEGAGREYAEIWGEAVQANRKLRTILIFLSASIVLGVFVLLRIAGAEPPKPIVVRVDEVGRAEALAYEAATAQADPLDPTTKYFLNRFVHDFHSRRRATVQEQWTRSLRFLSTDLANAAFQRDGAEVAATAAGTAGTEIEVEQVVLRIHPAPAPPHGATADFDLVHLRGEQELRRERWSLTLRFEFLDSIPNELVVHNPMGLLVTYMRADRALVSGGEER